The Pimelobacter simplex genomic sequence GCCGCTGCGAAGTCGACCCTACCAATCCGAAGCGACAGCGGAACCTCCTCGCCGACAGGAAGTTCGGTTCGATCATGAAGGTTCTGCGTCCCACCGATGACGCCGCGGAAAACCCCGCCCGGGGCCGCTCCCTGAGTCAGGAACGGGTGGTCAGCACGTAGCCGGCGTACCCCGTGTCGCGAGCCTCGTCGCACAGCCGGCGGTAGTTGCCGAAGCCGCCGATGTAGGGCATGAAGGTGCGCTTCTTGCCCTCGATGTTGGCGCCCATGTACCAGGACGCGGCCTTGACGAAGAGCGTCCCCTCGGCGACCTCGCCGAGGTGGTCGGTCCACTTCTCGGCGGCGTCGCGGCGCGGCTCGGCCTGGTCGATCCCGTGCTCGCGGCAGTAGGCGATCAGGTCCATGCCCCAGTCGACCTGCTGCTCGGTGTGGGTGGACATGTTGGCCAGCACCGACGGACTGCCCGGGCCGTTGAGCGTGATCAGGTTGGGGAACCCGGCCACGCCCAGCCCGAGGTACGTCGTGGGCCCGGCCGCCCACTCGTCGGCGAGGACCGCGCCCCGCGCGCCCCGCAGGTCGATCGAGGTGAGCGCGCCGGTGAGCGCGTCGAAGCCGGTGGCGAACACCAGCACGTCCAGCTCGAACGACGCGTCGGCGGTCTTGATCCCCCACGCGGTGACCTGCTCGATCGGGTCCCGGCGCAGGTTGACCAGCTCGACGTCGTCGCGGTTGTACATCTCGTAGTAGCCGGTGTCGGTGACGATCCGCTTGGTGCCGATCGGGTGGTCGGTCGGGATCAGGTCGGTCGCGACCTGCGGGTCGGCCACGATCCCCCGGATCTTGGCCTCGGCGAACTCCCGCGCGTAGTCGTTGGCGACCAGGTCGCTGCTCTGGTCGGGGAAGGTCTTGGCGAACAGGACGCCGCCCTCCTGCCAGCGCGCCTCGAACGCGCGCTCGCGCTCCTCGGGGCTGACCTCGGTCGCCTTCTGCGCGTGGGTGGTGCTCAGCGAGCCGGCCGGGGCGTAGCGCGAGGCCTCGCGGCGCTCGGGATAGGTCTCCTGGATCTCGCGCTGCTCGTCCTCGGTCAGCGGCCGGTTCCGGGCCGGCACCGTGTAGTTGGCGCTGCGCTGGAAGACGGTGAGCGACTGGGCCTGCTCGGCCAGGAGCGGCGCGGCCTGGATGCCCGACGAGCCGGTGCCGATGAGGCCGACCCGCTTGCCGGTCAGGTCGACCGGCTCCTCGGGCCACTGCGCGGTGAAGAGCTGGGTGCCGGCGAAGTCGTCGATGCCCGGCAGGTCGGGCCGGTGCGGCGCGGAGAGGCAGCCGGTCGCCATCATCACGAAGCGGGCCCGGTGCTCGGTGCCGTCGTCCAGGGTCGCGGTCCAGGTCGAGGCCTGCTCGTCGAAGCGGGCCGCGCTCACCCGGCGGCCGAAGGTGAAGTGCCGGCGCAGGTCGTAGCGGTCGGCGACGTGGTCGAGGTACGCGCGGATCTCGGGCTGGGTCGCGAACCGCTCGGTCCAGCGCCAGTCCTTCTCGAGCTCGCGGTCGAAGGAGTAGGAGTAGTCGACGCTCTCGACGTCGCACCGCGCACCCGGGTAGCGGTTCCAGTACCAGGTGCCGCCCACGCTGTCGCCGGCCTCGACGCCGACCACGTCGAGCCCCTGCTCGAGGGCCCGATACATCGCGTAGATGCCGGCCAGGCCGGCGCCGACGACGAGGAGGTCGCGGACGGGGGTGTCGTTCGGTGCGTTCATCGAGGGGTCTCCCGGGTGGTTCGGTCGAACAGCGTGCGCAGGTCGGCGTAGAGCAGCTCGCGCGCGGAGTCTCCGGCGCGCAGCGTGAGGAAGGTCAGGGTGCCGTGGAAGAGGCCGGGATAGGTCCGGGCGACGACCGGCACCCCGGCGGCGGCCAGCCGGGCTGCGTAGGCCTGGCCCTCGTCGCGCAGCGGGTCCGCGGCGGTGATGGCGATGATCGCCGGGGCCAGGCCGGCATGGTCGGCGGCGCGCGCCGGCGCGACCAGCTCGGGCGGCTCCGGCAGCCGGCGCTCGGGCCCGAGGTACTGGTCCCAGTACCACTCCATGGTGGCCCGCGTGTTGAACCAGCCCTCGGCGTACAGGTCGTAGCTCGGGGTGTCGCAGGCCGGGTCGATGACCGGGCCCAGCAGCGCCTGGCCGGCCAGGACCGGCCCGCCGCGGTCGCGGGTCATCAGGGCGACGACGGCGGCGAGGTTGCCGCCCGCGCTGTCGCCGGCGACGACCACCCGGGCCGGGTCGGTGCCGAGCTCGTCGTGGCGCTCGCTCGCCCAGAGCAGGGCGGCGTAGGCGTCCTCGGCGGCGGTCGGCGCGGGGTGCTCGGGGGCGAGGCGGTAGTCGACCGAGACGACGACCGCGTCGACGCCGCGGGCGAGCTGGCGGCAGAAGCCGTCGTGGCTCTCGAGGTCGCAGAAGACGAAGCCGCCGCCGTGCAGGAAGACCACGAGCGGACGGCGTACGTCATCGGCGCCGTGCGGCCGGTAGACCCGGGCGCCGATCGTGCCGCCGGCGACCGGGATGGTCACGTCCTCGGCGGAGCGGACGTCGTCGAGGTTGGCCGGCGGGACCTGCCGGGCCCGGGTCGCGGCACGCGCCTCGGCGCCGGTCATGGTGGCCACCGGGGGGAAGCCCTCGTTGAGCGCCGCCAGGAAGCCGGCGACCTCGGGGTCGAGCTGGTCGATCATGTCGCGAAGGTAGGCAGCGGCCCCGCCTCGCGGGGCCGCTGATGCCACTGTGCGGAACCGACATATTCCTATTCGAAATAGGTGCCGCCCGCCGGTCGGTCAGAGCGAGGTGAACCCGCCGTCGGCCACGAACTCCGAGCCGGTGCTGTAGCTGGACTCCTCGGAGACCAGGAAGAGCACGAGCGCGCCGATCTCGGACGGGTCCGCGGCGCGCGCCAGCGGCTGGGTCTTGACCTGCTCGTGGGAGCGGCTGGAGCTCGCGGTCATCTCCGAGGCGACGATCCCGGGGTGCACCGAGTTGACCCGGATCCCGTCCGGGCCGAGCTCCTGGGCCGCCGTCTTGGTCATCCCGCGCACGGCCCACTTCGAGGCGACGTACCCGAGGATCCGGGAGTAGGCGACGAGCCCGCCGGTCGAGGAGATGTTGACGATCGAGCCGCCGCCCCCGCGCCGCATCGACCCGATCACCGCCTTCATGCCGAGGAAGACGCCGACCTGGTTGACGTCGATGACGCGGCGGTAGTCGGCCTCGCTGAGCGTCTCGATCGGGTCGACGTGCACGATGCCGGCGTTGTTGACCAGCCCCCAGACCGGCCCGAACCGCTCCTCGGCCGCGGCGACGGCCTGCTGCCAGCCCTCCTCGCTGGTCACGTCGAGCGGCACGTACGCCGTGCGCTCCCCCAGCTCGGCGACCAGCGCGGTCGCGTCGTCCGCGAGGACGTCGGCGACCACCACGCGCGCACCCTCGGCGACGAGCGAGCGGACGCACGCGGCGCCGATGCCGCGGGCGCCGCCGGTGACGATGACGACCCGGCCGGCGACGCGGCCGGTCGGGGTCGAGGTCGGGGACGAGGACGGGTGCTGGGTCGTGGTCATGGGCCCAATGAACCGGCCCCGACGCCCGGCCCGGGCCCGAGGTGCCGGTCAGCGGCACCCGCACCCCGCACACTGGGGCCCATGACCTATGCGGCGCAGCCGGCGTGGCGCGCGATCCAGGAGCACCTCCCCGAGCGCTACCGGCTCACGCCCGCGACCGAGCCGGCCGAGGAGTGGTGGGAGCCGGAGGGGCCCGGCGGGCACCGGATCCACCTCGACACCTACCGCGCGCCGGACGCGCCGCTCAAGGTGATCCTCTTCCACGGCGTCGGCACCAACGGCCGCCAGATGAGCACGATCCTGGGCCGCCCGCTGGCCGAGCGCGGGTACGAGACGATCGCGGTCGACATGCCGACGTACGGCGTCACGGAGGTCGCGCCCGGCACCACGGTGACCTACGCCGACTGGGTCCGGCTGGGCGTCGACCTGGTCGCCGCCGAACGGGCCCGGGACGACCGGCCGATCGTGCTCTACGGCCTGTCCGCGGGCGGCATGGAGACCTTCCACGTCGCGGCGCAGGCGCCGCCGGGCAGCGGGATCGCGGGGATCGTCGGTATGACCTTCCTCGACCAGG encodes the following:
- a CDS encoding flavin-containing monooxygenase, translated to MNAPNDTPVRDLLVVGAGLAGIYAMYRALEQGLDVVGVEAGDSVGGTWYWNRYPGARCDVESVDYSYSFDRELEKDWRWTERFATQPEIRAYLDHVADRYDLRRHFTFGRRVSAARFDEQASTWTATLDDGTEHRARFVMMATGCLSAPHRPDLPGIDDFAGTQLFTAQWPEEPVDLTGKRVGLIGTGSSGIQAAPLLAEQAQSLTVFQRSANYTVPARNRPLTEDEQREIQETYPERREASRYAPAGSLSTTHAQKATEVSPEERERAFEARWQEGGVLFAKTFPDQSSDLVANDYAREFAEAKIRGIVADPQVATDLIPTDHPIGTKRIVTDTGYYEMYNRDDVELVNLRRDPIEQVTAWGIKTADASFELDVLVFATGFDALTGALTSIDLRGARGAVLADEWAAGPTTYLGLGVAGFPNLITLNGPGSPSVLANMSTHTEQQVDWGMDLIAYCREHGIDQAEPRRDAAEKWTDHLGEVAEGTLFVKAASWYMGANIEGKKRTFMPYIGGFGNYRRLCDEARDTGYAGYVLTTRS
- a CDS encoding alpha/beta hydrolase, translating into MIDQLDPEVAGFLAALNEGFPPVATMTGAEARAATRARQVPPANLDDVRSAEDVTIPVAGGTIGARVYRPHGADDVRRPLVVFLHGGGFVFCDLESHDGFCRQLARGVDAVVVSVDYRLAPEHPAPTAAEDAYAALLWASERHDELGTDPARVVVAGDSAGGNLAAVVALMTRDRGGPVLAGQALLGPVIDPACDTPSYDLYAEGWFNTRATMEWYWDQYLGPERRLPEPPELVAPARAADHAGLAPAIIAITAADPLRDEGQAYAARLAAAGVPVVARTYPGLFHGTLTFLTLRAGDSARELLYADLRTLFDRTTRETPR
- a CDS encoding glucose 1-dehydrogenase: MTTTQHPSSSPTSTPTGRVAGRVVIVTGGARGIGAACVRSLVAEGARVVVADVLADDATALVAELGERTAYVPLDVTSEEGWQQAVAAAEERFGPVWGLVNNAGIVHVDPIETLSEADYRRVIDVNQVGVFLGMKAVIGSMRRGGGGSIVNISSTGGLVAYSRILGYVASKWAVRGMTKTAAQELGPDGIRVNSVHPGIVASEMTASSSRSHEQVKTQPLARAADPSEIGALVLFLVSEESSYSTGSEFVADGGFTSL
- a CDS encoding alpha/beta hydrolase, translated to MTYAAQPAWRAIQEHLPERYRLTPATEPAEEWWEPEGPGGHRIHLDTYRAPDAPLKVILFHGVGTNGRQMSTILGRPLAERGYETIAVDMPTYGVTEVAPGTTVTYADWVRLGVDLVAAERARDDRPIVLYGLSAGGMETFHVAAQAPPGSGIAGIVGMTFLDQDSLRVRVATAFDPVTGLLGRPLMALLARTPLRRVRVPMRWVSKMRTLVNDRAAKRAAYADRSSAGNLVSVAFLDSYLSHRPAVAPEDFDVCPVLLTQPAADRWTPLALSTPFLSRITKVPVTTVLLDGAGHYPIERPGLDQMVEAIAGFCAERARAERR